A stretch of the Equus caballus isolate H_3958 breed thoroughbred chromosome X, TB-T2T, whole genome shotgun sequence genome encodes the following:
- the MED12 gene encoding mediator of RNA polymerase II transcription subunit 12 isoform X19, whose translation MAAFGILSYEHRPLKRPRLGPPDVYPQDPKQKEDELTALNVKQGFNNQPAVSGDEHGSAKNVNFNPAKISSNFSSIIAEKLRCNTLPDTGRRKPQVNQKDNFWLVTARSQSAINTWFTDLAGTKPLTQLAKKVPIFSKKEEVFGYLAKYTVPVMRAAWLIKMTCAYYAAITETKVKKRHVIDPFMEWTQIITKYLWEQLQKMAEYYRPGPAGSGGCGSTIGPLPHDVEVAIRQWDYNEKLAMFMFQDGMLDRHEFLTWVLECFEKIRPGEDELLKLLLPLLLRYSGEFVQSAYLSRRLAYFCTRRLALQLDGVSSHSSHVMSAQSTGTLPTTPAPQPPTSSTPSTPFSDLLMCPQHRPLVFGLSCILQTILLCCPSALVWHYSLTDSRIKTGSPLDHLPIAPSNLPMPEGNSAFTQQVRAKLREIEQQIKERGQAVEVRWSFDKCQEATAGFTIGRVLHTLEVLDSHSFERSDFSNSLDSLCNRIFGLGPSKDGHEISSDDDAVVSLLCEWAVSCKRSGRHRAMVVAKLLEKRQAEIEAERCGESEAADEKGSIASGSLSAPSAPIFQDVLLQFLDTQAPMLTDPRSESERVEFFNLVLLFCELIRHDVFSHNMYTCTLISRGDLAFGAPGPRPPSPFDDPADDPERKEAEGSSSSKLEDPGLSESMDIDPSSSVLFEDMEKPDFSLFSPTMPCEGKGSPSPEKPDVEKEVKPPPKEKIEGTLGVLYDQPRHVQYATHFPIPQEESCSHECNQRLVVLFGVGKQRDDARHAIKKITKDILKVLNRKGTAETDQLAPIVPLNPGDLTFLGGEDGQKRRRNRPEAFPTAEDIFAKFQHLSHYDQHQVTAQVSRNVLEQITSFALGMSYHLPLVQHVQFIFDLMEYSLSISGLIDFAIQLLNELSVVEAELLLKSSDLVGSYTTSLCLCIVAVLRHYHACLILNQDQMAQVFEGLCGVVKHGMNRSDGSSAERCILAYLYDLYTSCSHLKSKFGELFSDFCSKVKNTIYCNVEPSESNMRWAPEFMIDTLENPAAHTFTYTGLGKSLSENPANRYSFVCNALMHVCVGHHDPDRVNDIAILCAELTGYCKSLSAEWLGVLKALCCSSNNGTCGFNDLLCNVDVSDLSFHDSLATFVAILIARQCLLLEDLIRCAAIPSLLNAACSEQDSEPGARLTCRILLHLFKTPQLNPCQSDGTPSPDKPTVGIRSSCDRHLLAASQNRIVDGAVFAVLKAVFVLGDAELKGSGFTVTGGTEELPEEEGGGGSGGRRQGGRNISVETASLDVYAKYVLRSICQQEWVGERCLKSLCEDSNDLQDPVLSSAQAQRLMQLICYPHRLLDNEDGENPQRQRIKRILQNLDQWTMRQSSLELQLMIKQTPNNEMNSLLENIAKATIEVFQQSAETGSSSGNTASNMPSSSKTKPVLSSLERSGVWLVAPLIAKLPTSVQGHVLKAAGEELEKGQHLGSSSRKERDRQKQKSMSLLSQQPFLSLVLTCLKGQDEQREGLLTSLYSQVHQIVNNWRDDQYLDDCKPKQLMHEALKLRLNLVGGMFDTVQRSTQQTTEWAVLLLEIIISGTVDMQSNNELFTTVLDMLSVLINGTLAADMSSISQGSMEENKRAYMNLVKKLRKELGERQSDSLEKVRQLLPLPKQTRDVITCEPQGSLIDTKGNKIAGFDSIFKKEGLQVSTKQKISPWDLFEGLKPSAPLSWGWFGTVRVDRRVARGEEQQRLLLYHTHLRPRPRAYYLEPLPLPPEDEEPPAPTPLEPEKKAPEPPKTDKPGAAPPSTEERKKKSTKGKKRSQPAAKTEDYGMGPGRSGPYGVTVPPDLLHHANPGSISHLSYRQGSIGLYTQNQPLPAGGPRVDPYRPMRLPMQKLPTRPPYPGVLPTAVTGVMGLEPSSYKTSVYRQQQPAVPQGQRLRQQLQAKISQGMLGQSSVHQMTPSSSYGLQTSQGYTPYVSHVGLQQHTGPADPTRHLQQRPSGYVHQQAPTYGHGLTSSQRFSHQTLQQTPMMGTMTPLGAQGVQAGVRSASILPEQQQQQQQQQQQQQQQQQQQQQQQQQQQQQQYHIRQQQQQQILRQQQQQQQQQQQQQQQQQQQQQQQQQQQQAHQQQQQQAAPPQPQPQSQPQFQRQGLQQTQQQQQTAALVRQLQQQLSNTQPQPSTNLFGRF comes from the exons ATGGCGGCCTTCGGGATCTTGAGCTACGAACACCGGCCCCTGAAGCGGCCGCGGCTGGGGCCTCCCGATGTGTACCCTCAAGATCCCAAACAGAAGGAG GATGAACTGACGGCCCTGAATGTAAAACAAGGCTTCAATAACCAGCCTGCTGTCTCTGGGGATGAACATGGCAGTGCCAAGAACGTCAACTTCAATCCTGCCAAG ATCAGTTCCAACTTCAGCAGCATTATTGCAGAGAAGTTACGTTGTAACACCCTCCCTGACACTGGTCGCAGGAAGCCCCAAGTGAACCAGAAGGACAACTTCTGGCTGGTGACGGCGCGATCCCAGAGTGCCATTAACACCTGGTTCACTGACCTGGCTGGCACCAAGCCACTCACACAACTAGCCAAAAAG GTCCCCATTTTCAGTAAGAAGGAAGAAGTGTTTGGGTACTTAGCCAAATACACAGTGCCTGTGATGCGGGCTGCCTGGCTCATTAAGATGACCTGTGCCTACTATGCAGCAATCACTGAGACCAAGGTTAAGAAGAGACATGTCATTGACCCCTTCATGG AATGGACTCAGATCATCACCAAGTACTTATGGGAGCAGCTGCAAAAGATGGCTGAATACTACCGGCCAGGGCCTGCAGGAAGCGGGGGCTGTGGTTCCACTATAGGGCCCTTGCCCCATGATGTAGAAGTGGCAATCCGGCAGTGGGACTACAATGAGAAGCTGGCCATGTTCATGTTTCAG GATGGAATGCTGGACAGACATGAGTTCCTGACCTGGGTACTTGAGTGTTTTGAGAAAATCCGCCCTGGAGAGGATGAATTGCTTAAACTGCTGTTGCCCCTGCTGCTTCGA TACTCTGGGGAATTCGTTCAGTCTGCATACCTCTCTCGCCGCCTTGCCTACTTCTGTACCCGGAGGCTGGCCCTGCAGCTGGATGGCGTGAGCAGTCACTCGTCTCATGTGATGTCTGCTCAGTCGACAGGCACACTGCCCACCACCCCTGCTCCTCAGCCCCCGACTAGCAGCACACCCTCTACACCCTTTAGTGACCTACTTATGTGCCCTCAGCACCGGCCCCTAGTTTTTGGCCTCAGCTGTATCCTTCAG ACCATCCTCCTGTGTTGTCCTAGTGCCCTGGTTTGGCACTACTCACTGACTGATAGCCGAATTAAGACTGGCTCACCACTTGACCACCTGCCTATTGCCCCCTCCAACCTGCCCATGCCAGAGGGCAACAGTGCCTTCACTCAGCAG GTCCGTGCAAAGTTGCGGGAGATTGAGCAGCAGATCAAGGAGCGAGGACAGGCAGTTGAGGTTCGCTGGTCTTTTGATAAGTGCCAGGAAGCTACTGCAG GCTTCACCATTGGACGGGTGCTCCATACTTTGGAAGTGCTGGACAGCCATAGTTTTGAGCGCTCTGACTTCAGCAACTCTCTTGACTCCTTGTGTAACCGAATCTTTGGATTGGGGCCTAGCAAGGATGGGCATGAG ATCTCCTCAGATGATGATGCTGTGGTATCATTACTGTGTGAATGGGCTGTCAGCTGCAAGCGTTCTGGTCGGCATCGTGCTATGGTGGTAGCCAAGCTGCTGGAGAAGAGACAGGCAGAGATTGAGGCTGAG CGTTGTGGAGAATCAGAAGCCGCAGATGAAAAGGGTTCCATCGCCTCTGGCTCCCTTTCTGCTCCTAGTGCTCCCATTTTCCAGGATGTTCTCCTGCAGTTTCTGGATACACAGGCTCCCATGCTGA CGGACCCCCGAAGTGAGAGTGAGCGGGTGGAGTTCTTTAACTTGGTACTGCTGTTCTGTGAACTCATTCGACATGATGTTTTCTCCCACAACATGTATACTTGCACCCTCATCTCCCGAGGGGACCTTGCCTTTGGAGCCCCTGGTCCCCGGCCTCCCTCTCCCTTTGATGACCCTGCTGATGACCCAGAGCGCAAGGAGGCTGAGGGCAGCAGCAGTAGCAAGCTGGAG GATCCGGGGCTCTCGGAGTCTATGGACATAGACCCTAGTTCCAGTGTACTGTTTGAGGACATGGAGAAGCCTGATTTCTCA TTGTTCTCTCCTACTATGCCCTGTGAGGGGAAGGGCAGTCCATCCCCTGAGAAACCAGATGTTGAGAAGGAGGTGAAGCCCCCACCCAAGGAGAAGATAGAAGGGACCCTTGGGGTTCTTTATGACCAGCCACGGCATGTGCAGTATGCCACACACTTTCCCATCCCCCAG GAGGAGTCATGCAGCCATGAGTGCAACCAGCGGTTGGTCGTACTGTTTGGGGTGGGAAAGCAGCGAGATGATGCCCGACATGCCATCAAGAAAATAACCAAGGATATCCTGAAGGTTCTGAACCGCAAGGGGACGGCGGAAACTG ACCAGCTTGCTCCTATTGTGCCTCTGAATCCTGGAGACCTGACATTCTTAG GTGGGGAGGATGGGCAGAAGCGACGGCGCAACCGGCCTGAAGCCTTCCCCACTGCTGAAGATATCTTTGCTAAGTTCCAGCATCTTTCACATTATGACCAACACCAGGTCACGGCTCAG GTCTCCCGGAATGTTCTGGAGCAGATCACGAGTTTTGCCCTTGGCATGTCATACCACTTGCCTCTGGTGCAGCATGTGCAGTTCATCTTCGACCTCATGGAATATTCACTCAGCATCAGTGGCCTCATCGACTTTGCCATTCAG CTACTGAATGAACTGAGTGTAGTTGAGGCTGAGTTGCTTCTCAAATCCTCGGATCTGGTGGGCAGCTACACTACCAGCCTGTGCCTGTGCATTGTGGCTGTCCTGCGGCACTATCATGCCTGCCTCATCCTCAACCAGGACCAGATGGCACAGGTCTTTGAGGG GCTGTGTGGCGTAGTGAAGCATGGGATGAACCGGTCAGATGGCTCCTCTGCAGAACGCTGTATCCTTGCTTATCTCTATGATCTGTACACCTCCTGTAGCCATTTAAAGAGCAAATTTGGGGAGCTCTTCAG CGACTTCTGCTCCAAGGTGAAGAACACCATCTACTGCAACGTGGAGCCGTCAGAATCCAATATGCGCTGGGCACCTGAGTTCATGATTGACACTCTGGAGAACCCTGCAGCTCACACCTTCACCTACACGGGGCTAGGCAAGAGTCTTAGTGAGAACCCTGCTAACCGCTACAGCTTTGTCTGCAATGCCCTTATGCACGTCTGTGTGGGGCACCATGATCCCGATAG GGTGAATGACATCGCAATCCTGTGTGCAGAGCTGACCGGCTATTGCAAGTCACTGAGTGCGGAATGGCTAGGAGTCCTTAAAGCCTTGTGCTGCTCCTCTAACAATGGCACTTGTGGTTTCAACGACCTCCTCTGCAATGTAGAT GTCAGTGACCTGTCTTTTCATGATTCCCTGGCTACTTTTGTTGCCATCCTCATCGCTCGGCAGTGTTTGCTCCTAGAGGATCTGATTCGCTGTGCTGCCATCCCTTCACTCCTTAATGCTG CTTGCAGTGAGCAGGATTCTGAGCCCGGGGCCCGACTTACCTGCCGCATCCTCCTTCACCTTTTCAAGACACCTCAACTCAATCCTTGCCAGTCGGATGGAA CTCCTTCCCCAGACAAGCCTACTGTAGGAATCCGCTCCTCCTGTGACCGCCACCTGCTGGCTGCCTCCCAGAACCGCATCGTGGATGGAGCTGTGTTTGCTGTTCTCAAGGCTGTGTTTGTACTTG GCGATGCGGAACTGAAGGGTTCAGGCTTCACTGTGACAGGAGGAACAGAAGAACTtccagaggaggaggggggaggtggCAGTGGCGGTCGGAGGCAGGGTGGCCGCAACATCTCTGTGGAGACAGCCAGTCTGGATGTCTATGCCAAGTACGTGCTGCGCAGCATCTGCCAACAG GAATGGGTAGGAGAACGTTGCCTTAAATCGCTGTGTGAGGACAGCAATGACCTACAAGACCCAGTGTTGAGTAGCGCCCAGGCCCAGCGCCTCATGCAGCTCATCTGCTACCCACATCGGCTGCTGGACAATGAGGATGGGGAAAATCCCCAGCGACAACGCATTAAGCGTATTCTCCAG AACTTGGACCAGTGGACCATGCGTCAGTCTTCCCTGGAGCTGCAGCTCATGATCAAGCAGACCCCTAACAAT GAGATGAACTCCCTCTTAGAGAACATTGCCAAGGCCACAATCGAGGTGTTCCAACAGTCAGCAGAGACAGGGTCATCTTCTGGAAACACTGCAAGCAACATGCCCAGCAGCAGCAAGACCAAGCCTGTGCTCAG CTCTCTGGAGCGCTCTGGTGTATGGCTGGTGGCCCCCCTCATTGCTAAACTGCCCACCTCAGTCCAGGGGCATGTGTTAAAGGCTGCTGGGGAGGAATTGGAGAAGGGCCAGCACCTGGGTTCCTCTTCCCGCAAAGAACGTGATCGACAAAAGCAAAAGAG TATGTCCCTGTTGAGCCAGCAGCCTTTCTTGTCCCTGGTGCTGACGTGTCTGAAAGGGCAGGATGAGCAGCGTGAGGGACTCCTTACCTCCCTTTACAGCCAAGTGCACCAG ATTGTGAATAATTGGCGAGATGACCAGTACTTAGATGATTGCAAACCAAAGCAGCTAATGCATGAGGCACTCAAACTGCGGCTCAACCTG GTGGGGGGCATGTTTGACACGGTGCAGCGCAGCACCCAACAGACCACAGAGTGGGCTGTGCTCCTCCTGGAGATCATCATCAGCGGCACTGTCGACATGCAGTCCAACAA CGAGCTCTTCACCACTGTATTGGACATGCTGAGCGTGCTCATCAATGGGACCCTGGCTGCGGACATGTCCAGCATCTCTCAAGGCAGCATGGAGGAAAACAAACGCGCCTACATGAACCTGGTGAAGAAGCTGCGG AAAGAGTTGGGGGAGCGCCAATCAGACAGTCTGGAAAAAGTTCGCcagctgctgccactgcccaAGCAGACCCGAGATGTCATCACATGTGAGCCACAGGGCTCCCTTATTGACACCAAGGGCAACAAGATTGCCGGCTTTGATTCCATCTTCAAGAAAGAG GGTCTACAGGTTTCCACCAAACAAAAGATCTCTCCCTGGGATCTTTTTGAGGGGCTGAAGCCGTCTGCACCACTCTCTTGGGGCTGGTTTGGAACAGTCCGGGTCGACAGGCGAGTGGCCCGAGGCGAGGAGCAGCAGCGGTTGCTGCTCTACCACACACACCTGCGGCCCCGGCCCCGTGCCTATTACCTGgagccactgccactgccaccagAGGATGAGGAGCCCCCCGCTCCCACCCCGCTAGAGCCTGAGAAAAAGGCTCCAGAGCCCCCCAAAACTGACAAGCCTGGGGCTGCTCCACCTAGTACTGAGGAACGCAAGAAGAAGTCCACGAAGGGCAAGAAACGCAGCCAGCCTGCTGCCAAGACGGAG GACTATGGAATGGGCCCAGGGCGGAGTGGCCCCTATGGTGTGACCGTGCCTCCGGACCTCCTGCACCACGCCAACCCTGGTTCCATATCCCACCTTAGCTACAGGCAGGGTTCCATAGGCCTGTACACCCAGAACCAGCCACTACCTGCAG GTGGCCCTCGTGTGGACCCATACCGCCCTATGCGGTTACCAATGCAGAAGCTGCCGACCCGACCACCTTACCCTGGAGTGCTACCCACAGCCGTGACTGGCGTCATGGGACTGGAACCCTCTTCCTACAAGACCTCTGTGTACCGACAGCAGCAGCCTGCGGTGCCCCAAGGACAGCGCCTTCGCCAACAGCTCCAGGCAAAGATA AGTCAGGGGATGTTGGGACAGTCATCTGTCCATCAGATGACTCCCAGCTCTTCCTACGGTTTGCAGACCTCCCAG ggCTATACTCCTTATGTTTCTCATGTGGGATTGCAGCAACACACAGGCCCCGCAG ATCCTACTCGCCACCTGCAACAGCGGCCCAGTGGCTATGTGCACCAGCAGGCCCCAACCTACGGACATGGGCTGACCTCCAGTCAGAG GTTTTCACACCAGACACTGCAGCAAACACCCATGATGGGTACCATGACTCCACTGGGCGCCCAGGGCGTCCAGGCCGGCGTCCGATCAGCTTCCATCTTGCCtgagcagcagcaacagcagcagcagcagcagcagcagcagcagcaacagcagcagcagcagcagcagcagcagcagcagcagcaacagcagcaataCCACAtccggcagcagcagcagcagcagatccTGCGG cagcagcagcagcaacagcagcagcagcagcagcagcagcaacagcagcagcagcaacagcaacagcagcagcagcaacagcaagcacaccagcagcagcagcagcaggcggctcctccccaaccccagccccagtCCCAGCCCCAG TTCCAGCGCCAGGGGCTTCAGCAGACACAGCAACAGCAACAGACAGCAGCTTTGGTCCGGCAGCTCCAACAACAGCTCTCCA ATACCCAGCCACAGCCCAGTACCAACCTATTTGGACGCTTCTGA